A single region of the Nicotiana sylvestris chromosome 6, ASM39365v2, whole genome shotgun sequence genome encodes:
- the LOC104226320 gene encoding uncharacterized protein has product MAEQQALTTTVRNLEHQMGQLASAQNTRPAGALPNDTEPNPKAQVNALILRNGRALEEVPKKKKNTDHPEGELAPKPVEGNEKDDKGPKPVIETRPPPPFPQRLQKQKDDAKYKKFLDILSQVSVNLPLVEILQEVPKYARYLRDIVANKRRHTEFETVALTKECSARVQSKLPPKLKDPGSFTIPLSLGKQEVGRALCDLGASINLMSSSLFKQLGLGVLRPTTITLQLADRLLVMPEGIIEDVLVRVGKFILPADFIVLDYEADEEVPIILGRPFLATGGEIIDVRAGKLKMRVDDEEVTFNVYKALKIPKHYEDLCMITVVESKGINQSPYVNYSDLDGTIELKEVVFPAERVKMIEKRARDERGDLLRACKKARIHGRKKKRKRPT; this is encoded by the coding sequence ATGGCTGAACAGCAAGCCCTCACCACAACAGTGAGAAATTTGGAGCATCAAATGGGACAGCTTGCCAGTGCTCAAAACACTAGACCAGCTGGAGCTCTTCCAAATGATACTGAGCCTAATCCTAAAGCTCAAGTCAATGCGCTTATCTTAAGAAATGGAAGAGCactagaagaagttccaaagaaaaagaagaatacagATCATCCTGAAGGAGAATTAGCTCCCAAGCCAGTTGAGGGGAATGAGAAAGACGATAAAGGACCTAAGCCAGTAATTGAGACTAGGCCACCGCCTCCGTTTCCACAAAGACTGCAGAAGCAAAAAGATGATGCCAAGTACAAGAAATTCCTAGATATTTTGAGCCAAGTGAGCGTGAATCTACCTTTGGTGGAAATTTTGCAGGAAGTGCCTAAGTATGCAAGGTATCTCAGAGATATTGTGGCAAACAAACGAAGACATACAGAgtttgaaacagttgcacttactaAAGAGTGTAGTGCCAGAGTTCAGAGTAaacttcctcctaagttgaaggatcctgggagtttcacaattccttTGTCTCTTGGAAAACAAGAAGTTGGTAGAGCCTTGTGTGATTTAGGGGCCAGTATAAATTTGATGTCATCCTCTTTGTTCAAGCAACTCGGATTGGGGGTGCTTAGACCTACTACAATCACTTTACAGCTAGCAGATAGGTTACTAGTCATGCCCGAAGGAATTATTGAGGATGTgttagttcgagtgggaaagtttATTCTTCCTGCTGATTTTATTGTTCTTGATTACGAGGCAGATGAGGAAGTGCCCATTATTTTGGGGCGACCATTCTTAGCTACTGGTGGAGAAATTATTGATGTGAGAGCAGGGAAGTTAAAAATGAGAGTTGACGATGAGGAGGTCACTTTTAATGTGTACAAGGCACTTAAGATTCCTAAGCATTATGAGGACTTGTGCATGATTACTGTGGTAGAATCGAAGGGGATAAATCAGAGTCCTTATGTGAATTATAGTGATCTAGATGGGACAATTGAGTTAAAGGAGGTTGTGTTTCCAGCTGAGCGTGTAAAGATGATTGAAAAAAGAGCCAGAGATGAAAGAGGAGACCTTCTGAGAGCGTGCAAAAAGGCTAGAATTCATgggagaaagaagaagagaaagcgcCCAACCTGA